The genomic window ctcctccctctctctccatctcaccctcctccctctctctccatctcaccctcctccctctctctccatctcaccctcctccctctctccatctcaccctcctctctctctccatctcaccctcctcgctctctccatctcaccctcctctctcccttccccctccatctccctgtctatctttctctttctttccatatctccctgccctctctctcctccctcctctctgtagttGGCATGTTATGACCAGGCTAAACAGCTGGTGCTGTCTTCAGGCTTCATGGGCGATAACATCCTCACACACTTCCTGTCTAGCTTTATCGCTGTGAGTAACCGGGCTTCTTATTGGTTAGATAGAATGTGATATGATAACAATGACATAGTTCATTGATACAGTAACTCAATGAAAACaaatgatatgtctctgtctgtctgtctgtctgtctgtctgtagggagGCTGTGCTACGTTCCTGTGTCAGCCTCTAGATGTGATGAAGACCAGGTTGATGAACTCTAAAGGAGAATACTCAGTAAGTTACTccatacatccctctcttccatctctccatacatccctctcttccatctctccatacatccctctcttccatctctccatacacccctctcttcatctctccatacatccctctcttccatccctctcttccatctctccatacatccctctcttcatctctccatacatccctctcttccatccctctctttttcatctctccatccatccctctcttccatctctccatacatccctctcttccatctctccatacacccctctcttccatccctctctttttcatctctccatccatccctctcttccatctctccatacatccctctcttccatctctccatacatccctctcttccatccctctctttttcatctctccatccatccctctcttccatctctccatccatccctcttccatctctccatacatccctctcttccatctctccatacatccctctcttccatccctctctttttcatctctccatccatctctccatccatccctctcttcatctctccatccatccctctcttcatctctccatccatccctctctttcatctctccatccatccctctctttcatctctccatccatccttctctttcatctctccatccatccctctctttcatctctccatccatccctctctttcatctctccatccatccctctctttcatctctctatccatccctctctttcatctctccatccatccctctcttccatctctccatacatccctctcttccatctctccatacatccctctcttccatctctccatacATCCCTCTTTGCATCTCtccatacatccctctctctttcatctctccatacatccctctctctttcatctctccatccatccctctctctttcatctctccatcaatccctctctctttcatctctccatacatccctctctctttcatctctccatccatccctctcttccatctctccatccatccctctctctttcatctctccatcaatccctctctctttcatctctccatcaatccctctctctttcatctctccatccatccctctctctttcatctctccatccatccctctctttcatctctccatccatctctctctttcatctctccatccatccctctctctttcatctctccatcaatccctctctctttcatctctccatccatccctctctctttcatctctccatccatccctctctctttcatctctccatacatccctctctctttcatctctccatacatcctctctctttcatctctccatccatccctctctctttcatctctcatccatacatccctctctctttcatctctccatacatccctctctctttcatctctccatccatccctctctctccatttcatctctcatcatccatccatctctctttcatctctccatacatccctctcctccatcctttcatctctctatacatccctctctctttcatctctccatacatccctctctctttcatctctccatccatccctctctctttcatctctccatccatccctctctctttcatctctccatccatcctctctctttcatctctccatccatccctctctctttcatctctccatccatccctctctctttcatctctccatccatcccctctctttcatctctccatccatccctctctctttcatctctccatccatccctctcttttcatctctccatccatccatcctttttcatcttccatccctctctttttcatctctccatccatcctctctctttcatctctccatccatctctctctctttcatctctccatcaatccctctctttcatctctccatccatcccctctctttcatctctccatacatccctctctctttcattactccatccatccctctcttcatctctccatacatccctctcttcatctctccatccatccctctctttcatctctccatccatccctctctttcatctctccatccatccctctctctttcatctctccatccatccctctctttcatctctccatccatccctctctctttcatctctccatacatccctctctctttcatctctccatacatccctctctctttcatctctccatacatccctctctctttcatctctccatccatccctctctctttcatctctccatccatccctctctctttcatctctccatccatccctctctctttcatctctccatacatccctctctctttcatctctccatacatccctctctctttcatctctccataCATCCCTCTCTTTTTCATCTCtccatacatccctctctctttcatctctccataCATCCCTCTCTTTTTCATCTCtccatacatccctctctctttcatctctccatacatccctctctctttcatctctccatacatccctctctctttcatctctccatacatccctctctctttcatctctccataCATCCCTCTTTAAACCCTATTTTCTTCCCTTCATCCAACTCTCTCACTATGTAACTGTGTGTTTCAGGGTGTGATACACTGTCTGAGAGTGACAGCTAAAGAGGGACCCATGGCCTTCTAcaaggtgagacacacacacacacacacacacacacacacacacacacacacacacacacacacacacacacacacacagagtcccagAAACCCATCTAACAGACCAGCCTAATAACCTTTGCTTTGTGTGACTGTCTTTCTGACAGAGACTATAGTTTCTAACTGATCTTGTAATCCTGGGTCttaccttatatatatatatatatgaaggctgggtcttaccttatatatatgaaggctgggtctcACCTTAACATgtatatgaaggctgggtcttaCCTCAACATATATATGAAGGATGGGTCTTACCTTAACGtatatatgaaggctgggtcttaccttaacatgtatatgaaggctgggtctcaccttaacatatatatgaaggctgggtcttaccttaacatgtatatgaaggctgggtctcACCTTAACATgtatatgaaggctgggtcttaccttaacatgtatatgaaggctgggtctcACCTTTTCAtatatatgaaggctgggtcttTACCTTAACATgtatatgaaggctgggtcttaccttaacatatatatgaaggctgggtcttaccttaacatgtatatgaaggctgggtcttaccttaacgtatatatgaaggctgggtcttaccttaacatatatatgaaggctgggtcttaCCTTAACATATATTTGAAGGCTGGGTCTCACCTTAACATgtatatgaaggctgggtcttaccttaacatatatatgaaggctgggtctcaccttaacatatatatgaaggctgggtctcACCTTAACATgtatatgaaggctgggtctcACCTCCATAACATgtatatgaaggctgggtctcaccttaacatatatatgaaggctgggtctcaccttaacatatatatgaaggctgggtcttaccttaacgtatatatgaaggctgggtcttaccttaacatatatatgaaggctgggtcttaccttaacatatatatgaaggctgggtctcaccttaacatatatatgaaggctgggtcttaccttaacatatatatgaaggctgggtcttaccttaacatatatatgaaggctgggtcttaccttaacatgtatatgaaggctgggtcttaccttaacatatatatgaaggctgggtcttaccttaacgtatatatgaaggctgggtcttaccttaacatatatatgaaggctgggtcttaccttaacatgtatatgaaggctgggtcttaccttaacatatatatgaaggctgggtcttaCCTCCAACGtatatatgaaggctgggtcttaCCTTAACGTATATATGAAGGATGGGTCTTACCTAACAtatatatgaaggctgggtctcACCTTAACATgtatatgaaggctgggtctcaccttaacatatatatgaaggctgggtcttaccttaacgtatatatgaaggctgggtctcaccttaacatatatatgaaggctgggtctcACCTTAACATgtatatgaaggctgggtctcCACCTTAACATGTATATGAAGGATGGGTCTTACCTTAACAtatatatgaaggctgggtctcaccttaacatatatatgaaggctgggtctcaccttaacatatatatgaaggctgggtctcACCTTAACATgtatatgaaggctgggtctcACCTTAACATgtatatgaaggctgggtctcACCTTAACATgtatatgaaggctgggtctcACCTTAACATgtatatgaaggctgggtctcACCTTAACATgtatatgaaggctgggtctcACCTTAACATgtatatgaaggctgggtctcaccttaacatatatatgaaggctgggtctcACCTTAACGtatatatgaaggctgggtctcACCTTAACATgtatatgaaggctgggtcttaccttaacatgtatatgaaggctgggtctcACCTTAACATATATATGAAGGCTGTGTCTCACCTTAACATATATATGAAGGCTGTGTCTTACCTTAACAtatatatgaaggctgggtctcACCTTAACATATATATGAAGGCTGTGTCTTACCTTAACAtatatatgaaggctgggtcttaccttaacatatatatgaaggctgggtcttaccttaacatgtatatgaaggctgggtctcaccttaacatatatatgaaggctgggtctcACCTTAACATgtatatgaaggctgggtctcACCTTAACATgtatatgaaggctgggtcttaccttaacatgtatatgaaggctgggtctcaccttaacatatatatgaaggctgggtctcaccttaacatatatatgaaggctgggtctcaccttaacatatatatgaaggctgggtcttaccttaacgtatatatgaaggctgggtctcaccttaacatatatatgaaggctgggtcttaccttaacatatatatgaaggctgggtcttaccttaacatatatatgaaggctgggtctcACCTTAACGTATATATGAAGGATGGGTCTTACCTTAACAtatatatgaaggctgggtcttaccttaacatatatatgaaggctgggtcttaccttaacatgtatatgaaggctgggtcttaccttaacatatatatgaaggctgggtctcACCTTAACATATATATGAAGGCTGTGTCTTACCTTAACAtatatatgaaggctgggtcttaccttaacatatatatgaaggctgggtcttaccttaacatgtatatgaaggctgggtctcACCTTAACATgtatatgaaggctgggtcttaccttaacatatatatgaaggctgggtctcaccttaacatatatatgaaggctgggtcttaccttaacatatatatgaaggctgggtctcaccttaacatatatatgaaggctgggtcttaccttaacatgtatatgaaggctgggtctcACCTTAACATATATATGAAGGCTGTGTCTTACCTTAACGtatatatgaaggctgggtctcACCTTAACATgtatatgaaggctgggtcttaccttaacatgtatatgaaggctgggtctcACCTTAACATgtatatgaaggctgggtcttaccttaacatatatatgaaggctgggtcttaccttaacatatatatgaaggctgggtcttaccttaacatatatatgaaggctgggtcttaccttaacatgtatatgaaggctgggtcttaccttaacatgtatatgaaggctgggtctcaccttaacatatatatgaaggctgggtcttaccttaacatatatatgaaggctgggtcttaccttaacatgtatatgaaggctgggtctcaccttaacatatatatgaaggctgggtcttaccttaacatatatatgaaggctgggtcttaccttaacatatatatgaaggctgggtcttaccttaacatgtatatgaaggctgggtcttaccttaacatgtatatgaaggctgggtctcaccttaacatatatatgaaggctgggtcttaccttaacatgtatatgaaggctgggtctcaccttaacatatatatgaaggctgggtcttaccttaacatgtatatgaaggctgggtcttaccttaacatgtatatgaaggctgggtcttaccttaacatatatatgaaggctgggtcttaccttaacatatatatgaaggctgggtctcaccttaacatatatatgaaggctgggtcttaccttaacatatatatgaaggctgggtcttaccttaacatgtatatgaaggctgggtcttaccttaacatgtatatgaaggctgggtcttaccttaacatgtatatgaaggctgggtctcaccttaacatatatatgaaggctgggtcttaccttaacatgtatatgaaggctgggtctcaccttaacatatatatgaaggctgggtcttaccttaacatgtatatgaaggctgggtcttaccttaacatgtatatgaaggctgggtcttaccttaacatatatatgaaggctgggtcttaccttaacatgtatatgaaggctgggtcttaccttaacatatatatgaaggctgggtcttaccttaacatatatatgaaggatgggtcttaccttaacatgtatatgaaggctgggtcttaccttaacatatatatgaaggctgggtcttaccttaacatatatatgaaggctgggtcttaccttaacatatatatgaaggctgggtctcACCTTAACATgtatatgaaggctgggtctcaccttaacatatatatgaaggctgggtcttaccttaacatatatatgaaggctgggtctcACCTTAACATgtatatgaaggctgggtcttaccttaacatatatatgaaggctgggtcttaccttaacatatatatgaaggctgggtcttaccttaacatatatatgaaggctgggtcttaccttaacatgtatatgaaggctgggtcttaccttaacatgtatatgaaggctgggtctcaccttaacatatatatgaaggctgggtctcACCTTAACGtatatatgaaggctgggtcttaccgtatatatatgaaggctgggtcttaccttaacatatatatgaaggctgggtctcACCTTAACATgtatatgaaggctgggtctcACCTTAACATgtatatgaaggctgggtcttaccttaacatatatatgaaggctgggtcttaccttaacatgtatatgaaggctgggtcttaccttaacatatatatgaaggctgggtcttaccttaacatatatatgaaggctgggtcttaccttaacatatatatgaaggctgggtcttaccttaacatgtatatgaaggctgggtcttaCCTTAACATATATATGAAGGATGGGTCTTACCTTAACGtatatatgaaggctgggtcttaccttaacatgtatatgaaggctgggtctcaccttaacatatatatgaaggctgggtcttaccttaacatgtatatgaaggctgggtcttaccttaacatgtatatgaaggctgggtcttaccttaacatatatatgaaggctgggtcttaccttaacatgtatatgaaggctgggtcttaccttaacatatatatgaaggctgggtcttaccttaacatatatatgaaggatgggtcttaccttaacatgtatatgaaggctgggtcttaccttaacatgtatatgaaggctgggtcttaccttaacatgtatatgaaggctgggtcttaccttaacatatatatgaaggctgggtcttaCCTTAACATATATATGAAGGCTGGGCCTTACCGTATATATATGAAGGCTGGGCCTTACCGTATATATATGAAGGCTGGGCCttaccgtatatatatatatgaaggctgggtctcATCTTGGGTCTCACCTtaacagcgtagcctagtggttagagcgttggactagtaaccggaaggttgcgagttcaaacccccgagctgacaaggtacaaatctgtcgttctgcccctgaacaggcagttaacccactgttcctaggccgtcattgaaaataagaatctgttcttaactgacttgcctagttaaataaaggtaaaagtaaatatatgaaggctgggtctcaccttaacatataatatatatatatatgaaggctAAGGTGAATCCTGGGTAAAGTACTTCTCTGGCCATTTACACATCAGGGTCTTGAGTAATTTACCAAACCAGATGGAAGGGTATTGGCTGACTGTCCCATCCAGTGTCAGGGCCTAAACATATGGTCCAAGCCTGTCCAATAGGATTGCAAGGTTGTAAACAAGTGTCCATCCCTGTGAAAAGGTCTTGACTAACTGTCCAATGCAGTTGCAAGAAAGTTAATTAACTGCCCAATTGCATTGCAAGGTCTTAACCTACTGTCCAATCACGTCAGCATGTAGACCAACTGTCCAATCCCGTGTCAGGATCTTGACTAAGTGCCCAATGTTCAATCACATGTAACAATGTTGGATAGGTCTTGACTGACTGTCCAATGACGTGTCAGAATGCTAGACCATTTGTCCAATGGGGTTGCAGTCATGTTCCTGCAGGGACCAACTGTCCAATCACACAGCATGTAGACCTATCTGTCCAATCAGCTCAGAACATGTAGACCAACTGTCCATCTCCCTGTCAGCATGACCTAGACCAACTGTCCAACCCCTGTCAGCATGTCAGACCAACTGTCCAATCCCGTCAGCATGTAGACCAACTGTCCAATCACACAGCATGTAGGGACCAACTGTCCAATCCTGCTATGCATGTAGACCAAC from Oncorhynchus keta strain PuntledgeMale-10-30-2019 unplaced genomic scaffold, Oket_V2 Un_contig_30351_pilon_pilon, whole genome shotgun sequence includes these protein-coding regions:
- the LOC127923654 gene encoding mitochondrial dicarboxylate carrier-like, with translation MASSRGALVTVGQLACYDQAKQLVLSSGFMGDNILTHFLSSFIAGGCATFLCQPLDVMKTRLMNSKGEYSGVIHCLRVTAKEGPMAFYKGLVPAGIRLIPHTVLTFIFLEQLKNNFGIVIIS